The following proteins are encoded in a genomic region of Nakaseomyces glabratus chromosome J, complete sequence:
- the ZWF1 gene encoding glucose-6-phosphate dehydrogenase (CAGL0J07612g~Glucose-6-phosphate 1-dehydrogenase), translating into MSEPVKFEKNTVVVVFGASGDLAKKKTFPALFGLFREGYLHESTKIIGYARSSLTVEELTERIKPHLKTPRGKEDEAKIPQFFKLLTYVSGPYDQDDGFIRLREQIETFEGAKCSTVPHRLFYFALPPSVFLPVATNIKRLVYAENGVTRLIVEKPFGRDLETARKLQADLSPLFKEEEIYRIDHYLGKELVKNLLVMRFGNQFLNSAWNRDNIQSIQISFKEPFGTEGRGGYFDNIGIIRDVMQNHLLQVLTLLTMERPVSFDPEAIRDEKVKVLKAMAPFDPKDILIGQYGKSEDGSKPAYLDDETVKPGSKCVTFAAIAFQIENERWEGVPIVMRAGKALNEGKVEIRLQYKAVASGVFKNIPHNELVIRIQPNEAVYMKFNAKTPGLSNATQVTDLDLTYSSRYKDFWIPEAYEALIRDALLGDHSNFVRDDELDVSWSLFTPLLNYLEGPDAPQPEIYPYGSRGPSGLRDYLKKHNYMIEEKHPYTWPVTTPDED; encoded by the coding sequence atgTCAGAACCTGTTAAGTTTGAGAAGAATACCGTTGTTGTGGTGTTTGGTGCTTCTGGTGATTTggccaagaagaagacttTCCCAGCTTTGTTTGGTTTGTTCAGAGAAGGATACCTGCACGAATCCACCAAGATTATCGGTTATGCGCGTTCCAGTCTTACCGTTGAGGAATTGACTGAGCGTATCAAGCCTCACTTGAAGACTCCAAGGGGTAAGGAGGACGAGGCCAAGATTCCACAGTTCTTCAAGCTGCTGACCTATGTCTCCGGTCCTTACGACCAGGACGACGGTTTCATCCGCTTGCGTGAGCAGATTGAGACCTTCGAAGGTGCCAAGTGCTCCACCGTGCCACACAGACTGTTCTACTTCGCTTTGCCACCAAGCGTGTTCTTGCCAGTCGCCACCAACATTAAGCGTCTGGTGTACGCCGAAAACGGTGTCACTAGACTGATCGTGGAGAAGCCATTTGGTAGAGATCTAGAGACCGCTAGAAAGCTACAAGCCGACTTGAGTCCATTgttcaaagaagaagaaatctaCAGAATTGACCATTACTTGGGTAAGGAATTGGTCAAGAACTTGCTAGTCATGAGATTCGGTAACCAGTTCTTGAACAGTGCTTGGAACAGAGACAACATCCAATCCATTCAGATCTCCTTCAAAGAACCTTTCGGTACCGAGGGCCGTGGTGGTTACTTCGATAACATCGGTATCATAAGAGACGTCATGCAAAACCACTTGTTGCAAGTGTTGACTTTGTTGACCATGGAGAGACCTGTCTCCTTCGACCCAGAAGCCATCCGTGACGAGAAGGTTAAGGTCCTAAAAGCTATGGCTCCATTCGACCCTAAGGACATCTTGATCGGTCAATACGGTAAGTCCGAAGATGGCTCTAAGCCAGCTTACTTGGATGACGAAACCGTTAAGCCAGGCTCCAAGTGTGTCACCTTCGCCGCCATCGCCTTCCAAATCGAAAACGAACGTTGGGAAGGTGTTCCAATCGTTATGAGAGCTGGTAAAGCTCTTAACGAGGGTAAAGTAGAAATCAGACTGCAATACAAGGCTGTCGCTTCCGGTGTATTCAAGAACATCCCACACAACGAATTGGTTATCAGAATTCAACCAAATGAAGCCGTTTACATGAAATTCAACGCCAAGACACCAGGTCTGTCAAACGCTACTCAAGTCACTGACCTAGACTTGACTTACTCTTCCAGATACAAGGACTTCTGGATCCCAGAAGCTTACGAAGCTTTGATCAGAGATGCTCTATTGGGTGACCACTCTAATTTCGTTAGAGATGATGAGCTTGATGTCAGTTGGAGTTTATTCACACCTCTATTGAACTACCTAGAAGGACCAGATGCTCCTCAACCAGAAATATATCCATACGGTTCAAGAGGTCCAAGCGGTCTAAGGGACTACTTGAAGAAGCACAATTACATGATCGAGGAAAAGCACCCATACACTTGGCCAGTCACCACTCCAGATGAGGATTAA
- the NAR1 gene encoding iron-sulfur cluster assembly protein NAR1 (CAGL0J07590g~Ortholog(s) have iron-sulfur cluster binding activity, role in iron-sulfur cluster assembly and cytosol, membrane, nucleus localization), translated as MSALLSEDYLNDYISPALACTKPTEIKKEKFVTEDGEFQVGVEPQELEKVTISLSDCLACSGCITSSEEIMLSQQSHSVFLDAWRELGFDKCGSAGDAQCTNKLVVSISPHCRASMARYYGVDVDAADYAILRVFKEVFHATSVIGDGAGRLLSVKRVVEELMERRKASQGTALSSICPGFLIYTEKTKPKLVPMLLNVKSAQQVTGALFKEIALEEGYDVDTSLKDGKRTNVQYHLTIVPCFDKKLEASRPDGEGEVNCVITPREVLAMLGEMGVSFRKYLGDWASLDKQLQQSQLGMLRAEMSPAGWDPLLHWSIPANGDGYSDGYAYQYACTVRDAHVASGCAAQVVSVPGKNADVLEYRVVEPSSEGGKVIARACVLSGFRNIQNLCRKLDPSGHKKRSVRRVAALRSRGRKDSSSEDSTGTPSAISNALGGTANPAECDYVEVSACPSGSINGGGLLMELAPEREEMGETPLPSSTIGGNARRRQQQLQELQAMYKAQIRITDETPTSLPPAALPPLPPQYTMQYTFYIQEEDPAKPDIVTVGNTW; from the coding sequence ATGAGTGCGTTGTTGTCGGAGGATTATCTGAATGACTATATCAGTCCTGCGTTGGCGTGCACCAAGCCGACGgagatcaagaaagagaagttTGTGACTGAGGATGGTGAGTTTCAAGTCGGAGTAGAGCCCCAGGAGCTTGAGAAAGTGACTATCTCGCTGTCAGACTGTCTGGCGTGCTCGGGCTGTATTACTTCCAGTGAAGAGATCATGCTGAGCCAGCAGAGTCACAGCGTGTTTCTGGATGCGTGGCGTGAGCTCGGATTCGACAAGTGTGGGAGTGCTGGTGACGCGCAGTGCACCAACAAGCTCGTGGTCAGCATTTCGCCGCACTGCCGTGCCTCTATGGCGCGGTACTATGGGGTTGACGTCGATGCCGCTGATTACGCCATACTGCGGGTTTTCAAAGAAGTGTTCCATGCGACCAGTGTGATAGGTGACGGTGCTGGTCGTCTGTTATCTGTGAAGCGCGTGGTAGAGGAGCTTATGGAGAGGCGCAAAGCCAGCCAAGGCACTGCGTTGTCGTCTATATGTCCTGGGTTCCTGATATACACAGAGAAGACGAAGCCGAAGCTAGTGCCGATGCTGCTGAATGTGAAGTCCGCGCAGCAAGTTACCGGGGCACTCTTCAAGGAGATAGCGCTTGAGGAAGGGTATGACGTGGACACGAGCCTGAAGGACGGCAAGAGGACCAACGTGCAGTACCACTTGACCATTGTTCCGTGTTTTGACAAGAAGTTAGAGGCGTCTAGGCCCGATGGCGAAGGTGAAGTGAACTGTGTGATCACGCCGCGGGAAGTGCTGGCGATGCTTGGTGAGATGGGCGTGTCGTTTAGGAAATACCTGGGCGACTGGGCGTCGCTGGACAAGCAGCTACAACAATCGCAGCTGGGCATGCTGCGCGCAGAGATGAGTCCCGCCGGGTGGGACCCGCTGCTGCACTGGAGCATCCCTGCGAACGGCGACGGCTACAGCGATGGGTATGCGTACCAGTATGCGTGCACGGTGCGGGATGCACACGTAGCCAGCGGTTGCGCAGCACAGGTGGTGAGTGTTCCCGGGAAGAACGCGGACGTGCTGGAGTACAGGGTTGTTGAGCCGAGCAGCGAGGGCGGCAAAGTCATTGCGCGCGCGTGCGTGCTGTCCGGGTTCCGCAACATCCAGAACCTGTGCAGGAAGCTGGACCCGTCCGGACACAAGAAGCGCAGTGTGCGGCGTGTGGCAGCGCTGAGATCTCGTGGCAGGAAGGACAGTTCCAGTGAGGACAGCACTGGTACGCCATCAGCGATCAGCAACGCGCTGGGAGGCACTGCGAACCCAGCTGAGTGCGACTACGTGGAGGTGAGTGCGTGCCCGAGCGGCAGCATCAACGGTGGGGGTCTGCTGATGGAGCTTGCACCCGAGCGCGAGGAGATGGGCGAGACCCCGTTGCCATCGTCTACCATCGGAGGCAATGCCCGCCGCAGACAGCAGCAACTGCAGGAGCTGCAAGCGATGTACAAGGCCCAGATCCGTATCACCGACGAAACACCGACGTCTCTTCCACCCGCAGCACTCCCACCACTCCCACCACAGTACACCATGCAGTACACCTTCTACATCCAGGAAGAGGACCCAGCCAAGCCAGACATCGTCACCGTGGGAAACACCTGGTAA
- the KEX2 gene encoding kexin KEX2 (CAGL0J07546g~Subtilisin-like protease (proprotein convertase) involved in processing of proteins required for cell surface integrity), with product MKWWNKGCIYLAYIALISKNSNAELIPAKNFTSRDYFAVESHLSAAELSKLHPDWTFEHLVRGLDNHYVFSVAKSENEDDIDSGNSLRKRAIENEDHILSSEFLTPSNKLQKRMPVPAPPLDSSMLPIQEIKDKIGINDPLFPKQWHLINPAFPGNDINVKDVWLQNITGKGVVAAIIDDGVDYTSPDLKDNFCKEGSWDFNENQQLPMPLLSDDNHGTRCAGEIAAIRNNNYCGVGVAYDAKVSGIRILSGPLTAEDEAASLVHALDVNDIYSCSWGPTDDGKHLQGPSPLVKKAMKKGVTEGRGNKGAIYVFASGNGGMHGDNCNYDGYTNSIYSITVGAIDHKGLHPPYSESCSAVLVVTYSSGSGEYIHSTDINGGCYDRHGGTSAAAPIAAGIYALVLEANPNITWRDMQYLSILSSETIENNLEDGDWQTTKLEKKYSHKYGYGKLNAHNIVALAKDWENVNPQVEFATDIKEVNEETDKEDKPIESTIEITASDLEKAKFRSVEHVTINVDISTENRGTTTIDLISPFGVVSHLGVVRRKDDSNEGFRDWTFMSVAHWGELGSGEWKLIVKTTSDDDKVEFHSWSITLFGLSEYSEQKLKEGDIPSENDDDNRKEDGPETDNNNVTEETGSDQQPETENPENDGDNGTDKNTGHHMTPTIPTGVHLIVSIFIIGCVFLLLHFMFFVRTRRRIKRVRASNYDYDVIDTDAEYDSTNESSSTPLPDTFRLSDIDDNEFDISDEENTQYNHLFNNDESLDQRLLDSDNPEQNPTGEQAQTHSSDT from the coding sequence ATGAAGTGGTGGAACAAGGGTTGCATATACCTGGCGTATATCGCACTCATATCGAAAAATAGCAATGCAGAGCTCATACCTGCGAAGAACTTCACATCTAGAGATTATTTTGCTGTTGAATCTCATCTATCGGCGGCGGAGTTATCCAAATTACATCCAGATTGGACCTTTGAACATCTGGTGAGGGGTCTAGATAACCACTACGTGTTTTCGGTTGCTAAATCCGAGAATGAGGATGACATAGACTCAGGCAACTCTTTGAGGAAGAGAGCTATTGAAAATGAGGATCATATCCTATCGTCTGAGTTTTTAACACCTTCAAATAAACTACAGAAAAGGATGCCCGTACCAGCACCTCCTCTAGATTCTAGCATGCTGCCGATACAAGAAATCAAGGATAAAATAGGCATCAATGATCCATTGTTCCCCAAACAGTGGCATTTAATAAACCCAGCATTCCCAGGGAACGATATAAACGTAAAGGATGTCTGGTTGCAAAATATAACAGGTAAAGGTGTAGTTGCCGCAATCATCGATGATGGTGTTGACTATACTAGTCCGGACTTAAAAGACAATTTCTGCAAAGAAGGATCGTGGGACTTTAATGAGAATCAACAACTCCCAATGCCTCTTTTGAGCGATGATAACCATGGTACTAGATGTGCTGGTGAGATTGCTGCaataagaaataataattactGTGGTGTTGGCGTTGCATATGATGCAAAAGTCTCTGGAATTAGAATATTATCAGGCCCTTTGACAGCAGAAGATGAAGCTGCTTCTCTAGTCCATGCTTTAGACGttaatgatatatattccTGCTCCTGGGGACCTACAGATGATGGAAAACATTTACAAGGTCCCTCACCTTTAGTTAAAAAGGCAATGAAAAAAGGTGTCACAGAAGGAAGAGGCAATAAAGGTGCAATTTATGTATTTGCTAGTGGTAATGGTGGCATGCATGGTGATAATTGTAATTACGATGGGTACACCAATTCTATATATTCAATTACAGTTGGTGCCATCGATCACAAAGGTTTACACCCACCGTACTCCGAAAGTTGTTCAGCAGTACTTGTTGTCACCTATTCGTCTGGCTCAGGTGAATATATTCACTCTACAGATATTAATGGTGGCTGCTATGATAGGCATGGAGGTACTTCTGCTGCCGCCCCCATTGCTGCTGGTATTTATGCACTTGTCTTGGAAGCTAATCCAAATATTACGTGGAGAGATATGCAATATTTATCAATTCTTTCTTCagaaacaattgaaaataacCTTGAGGATGGTGACTGGCAAACCACTAAATTGGAGAAGAAATACTCACACAAATATGGTTACGGTAAGTTGAATGCTCACAATATAGTTGCTTTGGCGAAAGATTGGGAAAACGTTAATCCACAAGTAGAATTTGCCACTGATATTAAAGAAGTGAATGAAGAGACAGACAAAGAAGATAAACCAATTGAATCGACAATCGAAATTACTGCATCAGATCTGGAGAAGGCCAAGTTCAGATCTGTTGAGCATGTCACTATTAATGTTGATATTAGCACTGAAAATAGGGGCACAACGACAATTGATCTAATATCTCCATTTGGTGTAGTATCTCATCTAGGTGTTGTTAGACGCAAGGATGACTCCAATGAAGGCTTTAGAGACTGGACGTTTATGAGTGTAGCTCACTGGGGAGAACTTGGCTCTGGTGAATGGAAATTGATAGTAAAAACTACCTCTGACGACGACAAAGTCGAGTTTCATAGCTGGAGTATAACACTTTTCGGATTGTCGGAATACTCAGAACAGAAGTTAAAAGAAGGTGACATACCGTCAGAGAACGATGATGATAACCGAAAGGAGGATGGTCCAGAAactgataataataatgttACCGAGGAAACAGGGTCTGATCAGCAACCAGAAACTGAAAACCCTGAAAATGATGGAGATAATGGGACGGATAAAAATACTGGCCATCACATGACGCCAACTATCCCAACTGGTGTTCATTTGATAGTATcaattttcattattggCTGTGTGTTCTTACTCTTacattttatgttttttgTTAGAACGCGTAGAAGGATAAAAAGAGTAAGAGCCAGCAACTACGATTATGATGTGATCGATACAGATGCAGAATATGATTCTACAAACGAATCGTCATCTACTCCTCTTCCGGATACATTCAGATTATCTGATATCGATGACAACGAGTTTGATATATCAGACGAAGAAAATACTCAATACAATCATTTGTTTAATAATGATGAATCGCTGGATCAACGTCTATTGGATTCCGATAATCCAGAACAAAACCCAACAGGCGAACAAGCACAAACACATTCATCTGACacataa
- the SIN4 gene encoding Sin4p (CAGL0J07524g~Ortholog(s) have RNA polymerase II activating transcription factor binding activity): MCELNNKRVSWSKTGLIAYADEQSTYGNLCISFLETINGVNCRFHPPQRYVIHPQLHEVPLKTETGNGINGASGSSTAQSNIHGTTSVPGSAGKHQHQFFYDISSIHWNNWFSLPGDMLAVCDELGNMTMLIAGQSPDGPTTLDKLTMLFQDNVYKIHNHVMQLEPERENTDSKLERKKTKKEYNTTILDFHWLSSSKPVIVSQFCAFDSSINMYRNKAQQLSPHGIFHPPFMKYAGLAIRRNGQLDFWYQFSNSKDHKKITLQLFNPHNERSKGLDFLQYAKITSVNNDNSILITTYSRLTGKLSFYKLFVDWNVNTAKPVVLNDPSLKIKHILDATVDQTDDEGRILDFTHVHVLAKVVAEKDAAPEVLLAYDVVGTPESLIKRFKLGQVRLPLDYLGILKPELNTSNENHNQALRSNRSNLRFLGVLNLHHKVASISSEVLDGFVSFYYRNGEIEIYNQNDWKLETERLLNQGPQGKFSNIITSILSAGFKYPTIKNLGTVEWIRVSPAMAGILYKYRHDDLPQFQPMNIDDVSDKSKDEINAATMAFGYVTSAHRQLSGEDIALACKQHILKIAKIDEKRAKDFTTTLMFNLYNFFNFSPGAPKELMDKIISSRPLQKVMLLQLELGSIFTDENTCEMARVILYLKNVSFAFNGVARNLQFAIEQMTNSTNSSNPPLSGDKFFQTAFSKQDLVHSLIPVTKWFVKFITYLIQQILILTNDPENPDNRLVLGVFGAKIPRTLILTILKEIKNVTAIITKFPETNYPILNESSTYLKMLLIESPINFEKFETFLMDVNNKLSAFSEQQPSIMREPTLLVRSSVPNELNKITEFLLQYSSNTVISHADASAIYFSDTSGLRISCDEFFEPGVHRLLQPIEDGIVIDEKNMPATFRDSKTFTKLTYDGITYDRFSKEELSDNKLKRCNRCGAVTKAGYPIPTNKTIVPTSISTRRWPTMYTRMCICLGMLYEL; encoded by the coding sequence ATGTGTGAACTGAATAACAAACGGGTATCTTGGTCAAAGACAGGACTAATCGCATATGCTGATGAACAGTCTACTTATGGAAACCTCTGCATATCATTTTTGGAAACAATTAATGGCGTTAACTGTAGATTTCATCCACCACAACGATATGTTATACATCCTCAATTGCATGAAGTACCTTTAAAAACAGAAACAGGTAATGGAATAAATGGTGCCTCAGGGTCCAGTACAGCGCAATCAAATATTCATGGAACGACAAGTGTACCCGGCTCCGCAGGGAAACACCAACATCAATTTTTCTATGATATCTCATCAATTCACTGGAACAATTGGTTCAGTTTACCAGGCGACATGCTAGCAGTATGCGATGAATTGGGAAATATGACGATGCTTATTGCAGGGCAAAGTCCAGATGGTCCAACAACGCTAGATAAATTAACAATGCTTTTTCAAGATAATGTCTACAAAATTCACAACCACGTTATGCAATTGGAACCTGAGAGAGAAAATACTGACTCTAAGTTGGAACGtaagaaaacaaagaagGAATATAATACTACTATTCTCGATTTTCACTGGTTAAGTTCGTCAAAGCCAGTAATAGTGTCTCAGTTTTGTGCGTTCGATAGTTCAATTAATATGTATAGAAACAAGGCACAACAACTATCACCCCATGGAATTTTTCATCCTCCATTTATGAAATATGCAGGACTGGCTATACGTCGAAATGGCCAGTTAGACTTTTGGTATCAATTCTCTAATTCAAAAGatcataaaaaaataacactACAACTTTTCAACCCACATAATGAAAGGTCAAAGGGTTTAgactttcttcaatatgCCAAAATTACTTCTGTGAATAATGACAACTCTATATTGATAACCACATACTCTAGACTCACAGGAAAGCTATCATTTTACAAACTATTTGTTGATTGGAATGTAAATACAGCAAAACCTGTTGTTCTCAATGATCCATCATTAAAAATCAAACATATTTTAGATGCTACAGTAGATCAAACTGATGACGAAGGAAGAATTTTAGACTTTACACATGTACATGTGCTGGCTAAAGTTGTTGCTGAAAAGGATGCAGCTCCAGAAGTTTTACTTGCCTACGATGTTGTAGGAACACCAGAATCGTTGATCAAAAGATTCAAACTAGGTCAAGTCCGGCTCCCATTGGACTATCTTGGCATACTGAAACCAGAACTAAATACCTCAAATGAGAATCACAATCAAGCTTTGAGGTCTAACAGATCCAATTTGCGATTCTTAGGTGTTCTAAACTTGCACCATAAAGTTGCAAGTATATCTTCTGAAGTATTGGATGGATTTGTCTCATTCTATTACAGAAATGGTGAGattgaaatatataatcaaaatgaTTGGAAGTTAGAGACTGAAAGGTTGCTAAATCAAGGCCCTCAAGGAAAATTCAGTAACATAATAACTTCAATTTTGAGTGCAGGCTTCAAATATCCAACTATAAAAAACCTGGGGACCGTGGAATGGATCAGAGTATCACCAGCAATGGCAGGAATTTTATACAAATATAGACACGACGATTTACCTCAATTCCAGCCAAtgaatattgatgatgtcAGTGACAAATCTAAAGATGAAATAAATGCGGCAACAATGGCCTTCGGATATGTTACAAGTGCACATAGACAGCTTTCAGGTGAGGACATAGCTTTAGCGTGCAAACAACACATATTAAAGATTGCAAAGATTGATGAGAAGAGAGCAAAAGACTTTACTACTACATTAATGTTCAATCTTTATAATTTCTTTAACTTTTCCCCTGGCGCTCCTAAAGAGCTTATggataaaataatatccaGTAGACCATTACAAAAAGTAATGTTGCTTCAGCTAGAATTGGGCAGTATATTTACTGATGAAAACACTTGCGAAATGGCAAGGgtgatattatatttaaaaAATGTATCGTTTGCTTTTAACGGTGTTGCGAGAAATTTGCAATTTGCAATCGAACAGATGACCAATAGTACCAATTCTAGCAATCCACCGCTCTCCGGTGATAAGTTTTTCCAAACAGCATTTTCCAAACAAGATCTTGTACATTCCTTAATACCAGTGACAAAATGGTTTGTTAAGTTTATTACTTATCTGATCcaacaaattttaattCTAACTAATGATCCCGAAAACCCTGACAATAGATTGGTTCTGGGTGTATTTGGTGCTAAGATTCCTAGAACGCTAATTCTTACAatcttgaaagaaatcaaaaatgtAACAGCCATTATTACCAAGTTTCCAGAGACTAACTATCCGATTTTGAATGAATCATCTACTTACTTAAAAATGCTCTTGATTGAGTCGCctataaattttgaaaagttcGAGACATTCCTCATGGATGTGAATAACAAACTCTCAGCTTTTAGTGAACAACAGCCATCAATTATGCGAGAGCCAACACTGTTAGTTAGATCTTCAGTTCCAAACGAgttgaataaaataactGAGTTTTTACTTCAGTACTCCAGTAATACTGTTATTTCACATGCTGATGCATCTGCTATTTACTTCTCCGATACCAGTGGCCTTAGAATATCATGTGATGAGTTTTTCGAGCCTGGTGTTCACCGACTTTTACAACCCATTGAAGATGGCATTGTGAtcgatgaaaaaaatatgccTGCAACTTTTAGAGATTCTAAAACCTTTACAAAGCTTACATATGATGGAATTACTTACGATCGGTTTTCAAAAGAGGAGTTATCAGATAACAAGCTGAAGCGCTGTAACAGGTGTGGGGCAGTTACCAAAGCGGGATACCCAATTCCAACTAATAAAACAATTGTACCGACTTCCATTAGTACTAGAAGATGGCCAACTATGTATACCCGCATGTGTATTTGTCTCGGTATGCTGTATGAGTTATAG
- the LAP3 gene encoding bleomycin hydrolase (CAGL0J07568g~Ortholog(s) have RNA polymerase II core promoter proximal region sequence-specific DNA binding, cysteine-type peptidase activity, mRNA binding, single-stranded DNA binding activity) gives MYRLRSLIRPIRKYSMSRSLAIDEIASWDKELSKDLHHQLATTVLKNINADDALLNKTRLQEQDVRVFNTKLSVDCTPVTNQRASGRCWLFAATNHLRVNVVKELQLKDFELSQAYLFFYDKLEKANYFLDQITQSHEEPVDSRLVQYLLTDPTQDGGQYSMFLNIVKKYGLIPKDLYNDAAYSTTASRKWNSILTSKLREFAETIRETLKTKDVESKEFKELRTSMQKEIFRLMTLFMDLPPVKPDEKFTWTYQDKDKKVHTIESTPLEFASKYAKLDAAKPVSLINDPRNPYGKLIKIDRLGNVIGGEETLYLNVDNKTLTDLIVKRLKNDKPVFFGSHTPKYMDKKTGVMDIDLWNYHAIKYDLKQSKASRIEYHESLMTHAMLITAAHVDDDGNPVRFCVENSWGKDSGKDGMYVMTPEYFEEYCYQIVVDIDELPTDLAEKFDDKEPIVLPIWDPMGALAE, from the coding sequence ATGTACAGGCTCCGTTCACTGATTAGACCTATAAGAAAATACAGTATGTCACGTTCATTGGCTATCGATGAGATTGCATCCTGGGACAAGGAGTTGTCCAAGGACTTACACCACCAATTGGCGACCACTGTGTTGAAGAACATCAACGCAGATGATGCGTTGTTGAATAAGACCAGACTACAAGAGCAAGATGTCAGAGTCTTTAACACAAAGCTGTCCGTGGACTGCACCCCAGTCACCAACCAGCGTGCCTCCGGTAGATGCTGGCTATTTGCTGCCACTAACCACCTGAGAGTTAATGTGGTCAAGGAGTTGCAATTGAAGGATTTCGAGCTATCTCAAGCTTACTTGTTCTTCTACGATAAACTGGAGAAGGCAAACTACTTCCTTGATCAGATCACACAATCGCATGAAGAACCAGTGGACTCCAGGCTAGTGCAGTACTTGCTGACTGACCCAACACAGGACGGTGGCCAGTACAGCATGTTCTTGAACATTGTCAAGAAGTACGGTCTAATCCCTAAGGACCTATACAACGATGCCGCCTACTCCACTACCGCCTCCCGCAAGTGGAACAGCATCCTAACTTCTAAGCTGCGTGAATTTGCCGAGACTATTAGAGAGACTCTAAAGACCAAAGACGTCGAAAGCAAGGAGTTCAAGGAGTTGCGCACCTCCATGCAGAAGGAAATCTTCAGATTGATGACTTTGTTCATGGACTTGCCTCCAGTTAAGCCAGACGAGAAGTTTACATGGACTTACcaggacaaggacaagaaaGTACACACCATAGAGTCCACACCTTTAGAGTTTGCTTCTAAATATGCTAAGCTTGACGCTGCAAAGCCTGTCTCGTTGATCAACGACCCAAGAAACCCATACGGAAAGTTGATCAAGATAGACAGACTAGGTAATGTCATTGGTGGCGAAGAGACATTGTACTTGAATGTCGACAACAAGACTTTGACTGACTTGATCGTCAAGCGTTTGAAGAATGATAAACCAGTGTTCTTCGGCTCTCACACTCCAAAATACATGGACAAGAAGACAGGTGTCATGGACATTGACCTGTGGAACTACCACGCCATCAAATACGACTTGAAGCAGTCCAAGGCCTCCCGTATTGAATACCACGAGAGTCTGATGACCCACGCGATGCTGATCACTGCAGCCCATGTCGACGACGATGGGAACCCAGTGAGATTCTGCGTCGAGAACTCATGGGGTAAGGACTCCGGCAAAGATGGTATGTACGTGATGACTCCAGAATACTTTGAAGAATACTGCTACCAAATCGTAGTCGACATAGATGAGTTGCCAACCGATCTAGCTGAAAAATTCGACGACAAAGAACCAATTGTCCTGCCAATTTGGGACCCAATGGGCGCACTAGCAGAGTAA